One segment of Leptodactylus fuscus isolate aLepFus1 chromosome 7, aLepFus1.hap2, whole genome shotgun sequence DNA contains the following:
- the DIO3 gene encoding thyroxine 5-deiodinase, whose product MLHCPGAHHTCKLLKQVAACCLLLPRFLLTALMLWLLDFQCIRRRVLLNVKEESPERDDPPLCVSDSNRMCTLESLKAVWHGQKLDYFKSAHLGCSAPNTEVVMLEGQRLCRLLDFSQGQRPLVVNFGSCTUPPFMARLQAYHRLATQHIDIADFLLVYIEEAHPSDGWVSTDASYQIPKHQSLQDRMRAAQLMLQGVPGCRVVVDTMSNASNAAYGAYFERLYIIVDGKVVYQGGRGPEGYKISELRTWLDQYHNHMLNKGTLVIQI is encoded by the coding sequence ATGCTGCACTGCCCTGGAGCCCACCACACCTGCAAACTTCTCAAACAGGTGGCTGCCTGCTGTCTGCTGCTGCCTCGCTTCCTGCTCACAGCCCTCATGCTGTGGCTTCTGGATTTCCAGTGCATCAGAAGGAGGGTCCTACTTAATGTGAAGGAGGAGAGCCCTGAGAGAGATGACCCCCCTCTGTGCGTCTCTGACTCCAACCGCATGTGCACTCTGGAGTCCCTCAAGGCTGTGTGGCATGGCCAAAAACTAGACTACTTTAAGTCAGCCCACCTGGGCTGCTCTGCCCCCAACACCGAGGTGGTCATGCTGGAGGGGCAGAGGCTATGCCGGCTCCTGGATTTCTCCCAAGGACAGAGACCCCTGGTTGTAAATTTTGGCAGTTGCACCTGACCCCCCTTCATGGCTCGCCTGCAGGCGTATCACAGGCTGGCAACCCAGCACATTGacattgcagattttttgctGGTGTATATAGAGGAAGCCCATCCTTCAGACGGCTGGGTAAGCACAGATGCCTCCTATCAGATCCCAAAGCATCAGAGCCTCCAGGACAGGATGAGAGCTGCTCAGTTGATGCTCCAAGGTGTGCCAGGCTGCAGGGTAGTGGTCGATACCATGTCCAATGCTTCCAATGCAGCCTATGGTGCCTACTTCGAGAGACTCTACATCATCGTGGATGGCAAGGTGGTCTACCAGGGGGGCAGAGGACCAGAGGGCTACAAGATCTCTGAACTGAGGACCTGGCTGGACCAATACCACAATCATATGCTGAACAAGGGCACTCTTGTCATCCAGATTTAA